One Cryptomeria japonica chromosome 9, Sugi_1.0, whole genome shotgun sequence genomic window carries:
- the LOC131075913 gene encoding uncharacterized protein LOC131075913 produces the protein MILTHSGQEESKDRETHKTSYSPEERFLAERVKRLVDQVQKAVEQQLSGVQDHVNFNLRKAYFKCAYDCFDRQRNQQEISNCIEYCSVPVVQANNAIEEEMSRFQERLRRSLMVCQDRLEATKFINQMDVSHTKEFESCVDQTIKEQIQLLHHVLDRLKLALSKSGNL, from the coding sequence ATGATATTAACTCACAGTGGACAGGAAGAAAGTAAGGACAGGGAAACACACAAAACGAGTTACTCACCAGAAGAGAGGTTTCTTGCCGAAAGGGTAAAGAGATTAGTTGATCAAGTACAGAAAGCAGTCGAACAGCAACTCTCAGGAGTCCAGGATCATGTCAACTTCAATCTTCGGAAAGCCTACTTCAAGTGCGCTTATGACTGCTTCGACAGGCAGAGAAATCAACAGGAAATAAGTAACTGTATAGAATACTGCAGTGTCCCTGTTGTTCAGGCCAATAATGCCATTGAAGAGGAGATGTCAAGGTTTCAGGAGCGGTTGCGACGGTCTTTGATGGTTTGTCAAGATAGATTAGAGGCAACCAAATTCATTAATCAAATGGATGTTTCACACACCAAAGAATTTGAATCATGTGTAGACCAGACAATTAAGGAGCAGATTCAATTATTACATCATGTTCTTGATCGATTGAAGTTGGCACTGTCCAAGAGCGGAAACCTATAA